From one Candidatus Sulfotelmatobacter sp. genomic stretch:
- a CDS encoding pitrilysin family protein, with protein MIDTRGRSCAAPRILLVIAALAIALAACRAASAAKRPAPAPPAQATAAISPERFKVERQVLDNGLVVLTHEDHAVPAIAFWQWYRVGSRNERPGITGLSHFFEHMMFNGSKNVPPKEYDRILESNGGYSNAFTDRDMTGYYEEVASEHLDVPLRLDSDRMAALSLLPEQLKSEIEVVKEERRLRVDNDVSGMLDEALWAGAFVASPYHWPVVGWMKDLERIPREEMVEYFRTYYAPNNCILVLVGDFQTAAALAQIKAAFGGIPSQPAPPQPVDSEPEQRGERRVEVRYPAETQTFVEGYKAGGVQSPDLYVLHLLSILLSDGESSRLHQTLVYERQMALDVSSEYRTRLQPGLFTVSVEMKPGRSAADGQAALDSALAAFAKDGPAPRELEKAKNLAEADFVRSLKTNNGVGEMLASYEHLFGDYRAMFQTVGRYRAVTAEDCRRVARQLFDSRRRTVAVLVPEPDSSAAGDEAKP; from the coding sequence TTGATCGACACCCGTGGTCGGAGTTGCGCGGCGCCTCGCATCCTGCTCGTGATCGCCGCGCTGGCGATCGCGCTCGCGGCCTGCCGGGCGGCGTCGGCCGCCAAACGCCCGGCTCCCGCGCCGCCCGCCCAGGCGACGGCGGCGATCAGCCCCGAGCGCTTCAAGGTCGAACGGCAGGTGCTCGACAACGGCCTGGTGGTGCTGACTCACGAGGACCACGCGGTCCCGGCGATCGCGTTCTGGCAGTGGTACCGCGTGGGCTCCCGCAACGAGCGCCCGGGCATCACCGGGCTCTCGCACTTCTTCGAGCACATGATGTTCAACGGCTCGAAGAACGTTCCGCCCAAGGAGTACGACCGGATCCTCGAGTCGAACGGCGGCTACTCGAACGCCTTCACCGACCGCGACATGACCGGCTACTACGAAGAGGTCGCGTCCGAGCACCTCGACGTGCCGTTGCGACTCGACTCGGATCGCATGGCGGCGCTCTCGCTGCTGCCCGAGCAGCTGAAGAGCGAGATCGAGGTCGTGAAGGAGGAGCGCCGACTGCGCGTGGACAACGACGTGAGCGGCATGCTCGACGAGGCGCTGTGGGCGGGCGCGTTCGTCGCCTCCCCCTATCACTGGCCGGTGGTGGGATGGATGAAGGATCTCGAGCGCATTCCTCGCGAAGAGATGGTCGAGTACTTCCGTACCTACTACGCGCCCAACAACTGCATTCTGGTGCTGGTCGGGGATTTCCAGACCGCTGCGGCGCTGGCTCAGATCAAAGCGGCGTTCGGCGGGATCCCCTCGCAGCCGGCTCCGCCCCAGCCGGTGGACTCCGAGCCCGAGCAGCGCGGGGAGCGGCGGGTCGAGGTGCGTTATCCGGCCGAAACCCAGACTTTCGTCGAAGGCTACAAGGCCGGCGGCGTCCAGAGCCCGGATCTCTACGTGCTCCATCTGCTTTCGATCCTGCTCTCGGACGGCGAGTCCTCGCGACTGCATCAGACGCTGGTCTACGAGCGGCAGATGGCGCTCGACGTTTCGAGCGAATACCGGACCCGGCTGCAACCGGGGTTGTTCACGGTCTCGGTCGAGATGAAGCCTGGACGGAGCGCGGCGGACGGACAGGCGGCGCTGGATTCGGCACTGGCGGCCTTCGCCAAGGACGGGCCGGCCCCGCGCGAGCTGGAGAAGGCGAAGAATCTCGCCGAGGCCGACTTCGTGCGATCGCTCAAGACCAACAACGGCGTCGGCGAAATGCTCGCGAGTTACGAGCATCTGTTCGGTGACTACCGCGCCATGTTCCAGACCGTGGGTCGCTATCGCGCCGTGACCGCCGAGGACTGCCGCCGCGTGGCGCGCCAGTTGTTCGATTCGCGCCGGCGCACCGTCGCCGTGCTGGTGCCGGAGCCCGACTCGAGCGCTGCCGGCGACGAGGCGAAGCCATGA
- a CDS encoding methylated-DNA--[protein]-cysteine S-methyltransferase, giving the protein MRIAYHVMSAPGPLGLLFLAATENGLRYLEFLDKRSIKRAVDSHRDENPGAEWEASLLDLKPVVDQLEGYFCGALTQFDVALDPVGSEFQLQVWNALREIPYGETRTYGQIAKAVHQPRAARAIGLANHQNPIAIIIPCHRVIGSDGSMVGYGGGVPRKRWLLGHEAHFARLSGASLDLFAGAGVAPTNRVASGDGPPLGVARLTSATQAEPSRASRAGAASRPPTASRAATRTPARPAASSTSKTSPRAGVKAAARGSTGSRTRVAKTKRSGR; this is encoded by the coding sequence ATGCGCATCGCCTACCACGTCATGTCGGCTCCCGGGCCCCTCGGTCTCCTGTTCCTCGCCGCGACCGAGAACGGCCTGCGCTACCTCGAGTTCCTCGACAAGCGCAGCATCAAGCGCGCGGTGGATTCGCACCGTGACGAGAATCCCGGCGCCGAATGGGAAGCGTCGTTGCTCGACCTCAAGCCGGTCGTCGATCAGCTCGAGGGTTACTTCTGCGGCGCGCTGACGCAATTCGACGTGGCGCTCGATCCGGTCGGCTCGGAATTCCAGCTCCAGGTGTGGAACGCGCTGCGCGAGATTCCCTACGGCGAGACTCGCACCTACGGGCAGATCGCGAAGGCCGTGCATCAGCCCAGGGCGGCGCGGGCCATCGGGCTCGCCAACCATCAGAATCCGATCGCCATCATCATTCCCTGCCACCGCGTGATCGGCTCGGACGGCAGCATGGTCGGCTACGGCGGCGGCGTGCCGCGCAAGCGCTGGCTGCTCGGCCACGAAGCGCACTTCGCGCGGCTGAGCGGCGCCTCGCTCGATCTGTTCGCCGGCGCCGGCGTCGCGCCCACCAATCGGGTCGCCTCCGGCGACGGGCCGCCGCTCGGCGTCGCCCGGCTCACCTCGGCGACCCAGGCGGAGCCCTCGCGCGCGAGTCGCGCGGGCGCGGCCTCGCGCCCCCCAACCGCTTCACGCGCCGCGACTCGTACGCCGGCTCGGCCGGCGGCCTCCTCCACCTCCAAGACTTCACCCAGGGCCGGCGTGAAGGCGGCCGCGCGTGGCTCGACCGGGAGCCGAACGCGGGTCGCGAAGACCAAACGATCTGGGCGCTGA
- a CDS encoding isoprenylcysteine carboxylmethyltransferase family protein — MLAAFAATALDAALLAWALGGIPILLGHWRALALLGVWFGGALLLAIAQPVRAVEGTRRASDPLRILGLFVLPVATPPLAAWGERLNLAMIPGGDARGWFGVALAAAGLGLRIAAMAQLGSRFDPTIAILPGHALESRGLYARMRHPGYAGAWLAAAGAVLAFGSALGLIPLALMAMLLGARATDEERALREHFGGAWEAYRARTGGFVPRL, encoded by the coding sequence GTGCTGGCCGCGTTCGCCGCCACCGCGCTCGACGCCGCGCTGCTCGCCTGGGCGCTGGGCGGCATCCCGATCCTGCTCGGCCACTGGCGCGCGCTGGCGCTGCTCGGGGTGTGGTTCGGCGGGGCGCTGCTGCTGGCGATCGCCCAGCCGGTGCGCGCGGTCGAGGGCACGCGCCGCGCCAGCGATCCGCTGCGGATCCTCGGGCTCTTCGTGCTGCCGGTCGCGACGCCGCCACTCGCGGCCTGGGGCGAACGCCTGAACCTGGCGATGATTCCCGGCGGTGACGCGCGCGGCTGGTTCGGCGTCGCGCTCGCGGCGGCCGGGCTCGGGCTGCGTATCGCTGCGATGGCGCAGCTCGGCTCGCGTTTCGATCCCACCATCGCGATCCTGCCCGGACACGCGCTGGAGTCCCGCGGCCTGTACGCCCGGATGCGGCATCCCGGCTACGCGGGGGCATGGCTCGCCGCGGCCGGCGCGGTTCTGGCGTTCGGGAGCGCGCTCGGCCTGATTCCACTCGCGCTCATGGCGATGTTGCTCGGCGCGCGCGCAACCGATGAAGAGCGGGCGCTGCGCGAACATTTCGGCGGGGCCTGGGAGGCCTATCGCGCGCGCACCGGCGGATTCGTTCCGCGCCTGTAA
- a CDS encoding plastocyanin/azurin family copper-binding protein, producing MRRKPLFRSAVAVVLALSCWSPAFAGQATVFVGAGGLSFTPSTLSANVGDQVVWVWSGSNHTVTSGTDGSSGGTGVFRSTGSAAGQPAGTGFFWKVAGSGSVPYYCFPHFPTMVGTLNINPAGTASVANYRITEVEFAGAAGADRVQITNLGTNGDFLDLFRVTPNSTATTLGTGIFLGANSSLTLHLNASGTNDATNIYLPSIGDMGAAGSFALYVPNSTTGPGGSTAPASLTDANQMVDYVEWGVAGQAAQPNRATAVTAGLWNTGDVVDVTDLPNGGSGYSITFCGAATDHGASSWQKAHPNFGTSLLCTTAARTSTWGRLKALYR from the coding sequence ATGCGTAGGAAGCCTCTCTTCCGGTCCGCGGTCGCCGTCGTGCTCGCGCTTTCCTGCTGGTCGCCGGCGTTCGCCGGGCAGGCGACCGTCTTCGTCGGCGCCGGCGGGCTCAGCTTCACTCCCAGTACGCTGAGCGCCAACGTCGGCGATCAGGTGGTGTGGGTCTGGTCGGGCAGCAACCACACCGTGACCAGCGGCACGGACGGAAGCTCAGGCGGAACCGGGGTATTTCGCAGCACGGGCAGTGCCGCAGGCCAGCCCGCCGGCACGGGTTTCTTCTGGAAGGTGGCGGGAAGCGGATCCGTGCCCTATTACTGCTTTCCGCATTTCCCCACCATGGTCGGCACCCTCAACATCAATCCCGCCGGGACCGCGAGCGTCGCGAACTACCGCATCACCGAGGTCGAATTCGCCGGAGCCGCGGGCGCGGATCGCGTCCAGATCACCAACCTCGGAACGAACGGGGACTTCCTGGACCTTTTCCGAGTCACCCCCAACAGCACCGCGACGACGCTGGGCACGGGGATCTTCCTCGGCGCCAATTCGAGTCTGACCCTTCACCTCAACGCCAGCGGCACCAATGACGCGACCAACATCTATCTGCCGAGCATCGGCGACATGGGTGCCGCGGGATCGTTCGCGCTCTACGTACCCAACAGTACGACCGGCCCGGGGGGCTCGACGGCGCCCGCGTCACTCACCGACGCCAATCAGATGGTGGACTACGTCGAGTGGGGCGTCGCCGGTCAGGCGGCGCAGCCGAACCGCGCCACCGCGGTGACCGCCGGGCTCTGGAACACCGGCGACGTCGTCGACGTCACCGATCTGCCGAATGGCGGCAGCGGCTACTCGATCACGTTCTGCGGTGCGGCCACCGACCACGGCGCCAGTTCCTGGCAGAAGGCGCATCCGAACTTCGGCACCTCGCTGCTCTGCACCACCGCGGCGCGCACTTCGACCTGGGGAAGGCTGAAGGCGCTGTACCGCTAG
- a CDS encoding aspartyl protease family protein: protein MSDGRPRARRGALRAVRFPLAALALAALTIAVARADWLQPDPTLRDAQLQLREATRDTVGHADDAARLDTLGVALLRLGRGPDARKLFTRVLALKPGDPSALAGLGKLALFDNHLAEAESLLTAAGNVEEGTIADLYSTRLRRGEWADAARLAEDADDAGRASLLENLAEAPPFQIVSPPKEVSLMWSRSYPVPLVSVRLNGEVVLMALDTGASDLLIDPMWASRANVTKLPGQSLAFWCGSRFAVKNAIVQKLEINGIKIERIPAGILSLHKWSIEVNPTGEQVAGVIGLNLLRRFTPTIDYKRKRLELRPLEGGVAAAAGPDAIRVPFELWGECELMVRGTVGGSRKMAMVVQTGVPGCGFAAPNEVFEELGLKGGAISKFMKSMGTIMQGRPWVGVTVPSITVGRMVTDHVAGWSNAMDSAEMWRHGVRRDAILAGEFFENTRITIDWAKQELVLEQF, encoded by the coding sequence GTGAGCGACGGGCGGCCGCGGGCTCGGCGCGGTGCGCTCCGGGCGGTGCGTTTTCCGCTCGCGGCGCTGGCGTTGGCGGCGCTGACGATCGCGGTCGCGCGCGCCGACTGGCTGCAGCCCGATCCGACCCTGCGCGACGCCCAGCTCCAATTGCGCGAGGCGACGCGCGACACGGTCGGCCACGCCGATGATGCGGCGCGGCTCGACACGCTGGGCGTGGCGCTGCTGCGGCTCGGGCGCGGCCCCGACGCGCGCAAGCTCTTCACGCGCGTGCTGGCGCTCAAGCCCGGCGATCCCTCGGCGCTCGCCGGGCTCGGCAAGCTCGCCCTGTTCGACAACCACCTCGCCGAGGCCGAGAGCCTGCTCACCGCCGCCGGCAATGTCGAAGAGGGAACGATCGCCGATCTCTACTCGACGCGCCTGCGCCGCGGCGAGTGGGCGGACGCCGCCAGGCTCGCCGAAGACGCCGACGACGCGGGCCGCGCCTCGCTGCTCGAAAACCTGGCCGAGGCCCCGCCGTTCCAGATCGTTTCGCCGCCGAAGGAAGTGTCGCTGATGTGGTCGCGCAGCTATCCCGTGCCGCTGGTCTCGGTGAGGCTCAATGGCGAAGTCGTGCTGATGGCGCTCGACACCGGCGCCTCGGACCTGCTCATCGATCCGATGTGGGCGTCGCGGGCCAACGTCACGAAGCTGCCGGGCCAATCGCTGGCCTTCTGGTGCGGCTCGCGCTTCGCGGTCAAGAACGCGATCGTCCAGAAGCTCGAGATCAACGGCATCAAGATCGAACGCATCCCGGCGGGCATCCTGTCGCTCCACAAGTGGAGCATCGAGGTGAATCCGACCGGCGAGCAGGTGGCGGGCGTGATCGGCCTCAATCTGCTGCGGCGCTTCACGCCCACCATCGACTACAAGCGCAAGCGGCTCGAGCTTCGACCTCTCGAAGGCGGGGTCGCGGCCGCGGCCGGCCCGGACGCCATCCGCGTGCCGTTCGAGCTGTGGGGCGAGTGCGAGCTGATGGTGCGCGGCACGGTCGGCGGCAGTCGCAAGATGGCGATGGTGGTGCAGACCGGCGTGCCGGGCTGCGGCTTCGCCGCGCCCAACGAGGTGTTCGAGGAGCTGGGGCTCAAGGGCGGCGCGATCTCCAAGTTCATGAAGAGCATGGGCACCATCATGCAGGGCCGCCCGTGGGTGGGCGTCACGGTGCCCTCGATCACGGTCGGACGGATGGTCACCGATCACGTGGCCGGCTGGTCGAATGCCATGGATTCCGCCGAGATGTGGCGACATGGCGTACGGCGGGACGCGATCCTGGCCGGCGAGTTCTTCGAGAACACGCGCATCACGATCGACTGGGCCAAGCAGGAACTGGTGTTGGAGCAATTCTAG
- a CDS encoding pitrilysin family protein: MRRGSQARAGVLALGIALASALPAVAGAGALTLPPATRTTLRNGLTVLIMPTARLPLVDMLLEVKAGSVGDPPGKEGLAHLTAELLTQGAGERSARQIAEDIAYVGGTLESESGEERIRVSCEVLKKDFAVGLELLRDVAARPTFPVEEFERRRSEALGEIASAADDPEEVADRELLPFLMGAHPLGHPVLGWEASVSAMTRDDVIAFHRRNFAPDNALLAVVGDVEPKVVIPALEAAFKDWKSQGGQRSQPYPPLASAPKREVRVVSRPEATQSQIRFACPALARNHPDYFPVLVANTILGGGFTSRLVNEIRVQRGLTYSIRSEFRMQRNSGQYVISTFTRNETLRQTIDAVIEVIKKLRDDGPTAEEVDKAHRYLAGQFPLGLQAPDELAEQLLDVEFYGLPPDYLQTFADRVNAVTLEDCRRVLKAYFCTDELKILVVTPPDLGKSALAGLGPLSVKDIR; this comes from the coding sequence ATGAGGCGCGGGAGTCAGGCGCGCGCCGGCGTGCTGGCGCTCGGCATCGCGCTCGCCTCCGCGCTTCCGGCGGTCGCCGGCGCCGGGGCGCTCACGCTGCCGCCGGCGACGCGCACCACGCTCAGGAACGGACTCACCGTGCTGATCATGCCGACCGCGCGGTTGCCGCTGGTCGACATGCTGCTCGAAGTCAAAGCCGGCTCGGTCGGTGATCCCCCGGGGAAGGAGGGGCTCGCTCATCTGACCGCCGAGCTCCTGACGCAGGGGGCGGGCGAGCGCAGTGCCCGGCAGATCGCCGAGGACATCGCCTACGTCGGCGGGACGCTCGAGTCCGAGAGCGGCGAGGAGCGCATCCGGGTCTCGTGCGAGGTGCTCAAGAAGGACTTCGCGGTCGGGCTCGAGCTGCTGCGTGACGTCGCGGCGCGCCCCACTTTCCCCGTCGAGGAGTTCGAGCGCAGGCGGTCCGAGGCGCTCGGCGAGATCGCCAGCGCCGCCGACGACCCGGAAGAGGTGGCGGATCGCGAGCTGCTTCCGTTCCTGATGGGCGCGCATCCGCTCGGCCATCCGGTGCTCGGCTGGGAGGCGTCGGTGAGCGCGATGACGCGCGACGACGTGATCGCGTTCCACCGCCGCAATTTCGCGCCCGACAACGCGCTGCTCGCGGTGGTCGGCGACGTCGAGCCGAAGGTCGTGATTCCCGCGCTCGAGGCTGCATTCAAGGACTGGAAGTCGCAGGGCGGCCAGAGGTCGCAGCCCTATCCGCCGCTGGCATCGGCGCCGAAGCGCGAAGTGCGGGTGGTCTCGCGCCCCGAGGCCACGCAGAGCCAGATCCGCTTCGCCTGTCCGGCGCTGGCGCGCAATCACCCCGACTATTTCCCGGTACTGGTCGCGAATACGATCCTGGGCGGCGGGTTCACGTCGCGGCTCGTGAACGAGATCCGCGTGCAGCGCGGCCTCACCTATTCGATTCGAAGCGAGTTTCGGATGCAGCGGAACAGCGGCCAGTACGTGATCAGCACGTTCACGCGCAACGAGACCTTGCGCCAGACGATCGACGCCGTGATCGAGGTGATCAAGAAGTTGCGCGACGACGGCCCGACGGCCGAAGAGGTCGACAAGGCGCATCGCTATCTGGCCGGCCAGTTCCCGCTCGGACTGCAGGCGCCGGACGAGCTGGCCGAGCAACTGCTCGACGTCGAGTTCTATGGTCTTCCGCCCGACTACCTGCAGACCTTTGCCGACCGCGTGAACGCAGTGACGCTCGAGGACTGCCGCCGCGTGCTCAAGGCCTACTTCTGCACCGACGAGCTGAAGATCCTGGTGGTGACCCCGCCGGATCTGGGGAAGAGCGCGCTGGCCGGGCTCGGGCCGCTGTCGGTCAAGGACATCCGATAG
- the thiL gene encoding thiamine-phosphate kinase — MTRLEELGEFELIRRLTANLRLGPDVREGPGDDAAVVRPDPGRDLVITNDALISGRHWLDEWIEPADLGARLALANLSDVAAMAARPRWAVIAMGLKPDRLEAWVSAVQSGVESTLARENAWLVGGNLGSVELQEWLCLTLIGDVQPERAWTRRGARAGDLIAVTGSPGRAGAAPRLIRRLGAGARAAEWSPLLEAWRRPTPRVDFARALAASGVVVAAIDLSDGVAGDLGHLCAAGGVGAELEASAWGDDPPLEAAARTLSVPLEELRAGASDDYELLLAVRASGRATCEAVAREAGVPLHFVGRFTPDAGVIEWLEGGTRRPLRARGFEHFV, encoded by the coding sequence ATGACCCGACTCGAGGAGCTCGGCGAGTTCGAATTGATTCGCAGGCTCACCGCGAACCTTCGGCTCGGCCCGGACGTGCGCGAGGGCCCGGGGGACGACGCCGCGGTGGTGCGGCCCGATCCCGGCCGCGACCTCGTCATCACCAACGATGCGCTGATCTCCGGCCGTCACTGGCTCGACGAGTGGATCGAGCCCGCCGACCTCGGCGCGCGGCTCGCGCTCGCCAACTTGAGCGACGTGGCGGCGATGGCGGCGCGCCCGCGCTGGGCGGTGATCGCGATGGGCCTCAAGCCCGACCGACTCGAGGCGTGGGTGAGCGCGGTGCAATCCGGCGTGGAATCGACGCTGGCTCGCGAGAACGCCTGGCTGGTCGGCGGCAATCTCGGCTCGGTGGAGCTTCAGGAGTGGCTCTGCCTCACTCTGATCGGCGACGTGCAACCGGAGCGGGCGTGGACGCGCCGTGGCGCTCGGGCCGGCGACCTGATCGCGGTCACCGGCTCGCCGGGACGCGCCGGCGCGGCGCCGCGACTGATCCGGAGACTCGGCGCGGGCGCGCGCGCCGCGGAATGGTCGCCGCTGCTCGAGGCCTGGCGGCGGCCCACCCCGCGAGTGGACTTCGCGCGCGCGCTGGCCGCCAGCGGCGTGGTGGTCGCGGCCATCGACCTCTCCGACGGCGTCGCCGGCGACCTCGGCCACCTGTGCGCGGCAGGTGGCGTCGGCGCCGAGCTCGAGGCGTCGGCCTGGGGCGACGATCCGCCGCTCGAAGCCGCCGCTCGCACGCTCTCGGTTCCGCTCGAAGAGCTGCGCGCCGGCGCCAGCGACGACTACGAGCTGCTGCTGGCGGTGCGCGCTTCCGGGCGAGCGACCTGCGAGGCCGTGGCGCGCGAGGCGGGTGTCCCGCTCCACTTCGTGGGCCGCTTCACGCCCGATGCCGGCGTGATCGAGTGGCTCGAGGGCGGTACCCGGCGCCCGCTGCGGGCGCGCGGGTTCGAGCATTTTGTCTAG